In Frankiaceae bacterium, the DNA window GCGCTGCCGGAGACGGCTGCCCGGGCCGGTGGGGTGCTCGACGTCGTCACGGCCGACGCACTGCGCGTGACCGAGCTCCCCGCGGAGCCGACGGCGCTCGTTGCGAACCTGCCGTACAACGTCGCCGTCCCCGTCCTCCTCACGATGCTGGAACGGTTCCCGACGCTCGCCCACGGCCTCGTCATGGTGCAGCAGGAGGTCGCCGACCGGCTGACCGCGCCACCCGGCTCGCGGACGTACGGCATCCCCTCGGTCAAGCTCGCCTGGTACGCCGCCGCGCGGCAGGCCGGGTCCGTGCCGCGCAGCGTCTTCTGGCCGGTGCCCAACGTCGACTCGGGGCTCGTCGCGTTCACCCGCCGCGAGCCGCCGGAGGGCGCAGAGCGCGTAGCGACTTTCGCCGTGATCGACGCGGCGTTCGCGCAGCGGCGCAAGACGCTGCGGGCGGCGCTGGCGGGGTGGGCGGGCTCCGCGGCCGCTGCCGAGGAGGCGTTGCGGCGCGCGGGCGTCGAGCCGGGGCTGCGCGGCGAGGCGCTCGGCGTGGGCGACTTCGCGCGCATCGCCGCGGCGCGCGAGTAGATACGGTTCGGGGCGTGGTCACGGTCCGCGCCCCGGGGAAGGTCAACCTTCACCTGTCCGTGGGCGGGCGCAGGGACGACGGCTACCACGACGTGACGACGGTGTTCCAAGCGGTGTCGCTCTACGACGACGTCACCGTCACGCCCGAGCCCTCGGAGATCACCTGCCGCGTCTCCGGCGAGGGCGCGGGCGAGCTGCCCACCGACTCCGGCAACCTCGCCGTCGCCGCCGCGCTCCGCCTCGCCGTCGCGGCAGGCGTCGACGCGGGAGCGGCCCTGCAGCTCGTCAAGGGCATCCCCGTCGCGGGCGGCATGGCCGGCGGCTCGGCCGACGCCGCGGCGACGCTGGTGGCGTGCGACGCGCTGTGGCAGACGGGATTCCCGCGCGAGGATCTCGAGGCGATCGCGGCGACGCTCGGGAGCGACGTGCCGTTCGCGCTGCACGGCGGCAGCGCGCTCGGCGTGGGGCGCGGCGAGCAGGTCTCGCCGGTGCTCGTACGCGGGCAGTTCCACTGGGTGTTCGCGCTCGCCGAGCGCGGCCTCTCCACGGCGTCCGTCTACGAGGAGCACGACCGCGGCGACCCGCAGCCCGAACGCGAGCCGGACGGCGTCCTCGCCGCCCTGCGCGCCGCCGACGCTGTGGCGCTGGGCAGGGCGTTGCACAACGACCTCCAGGCCGCCGCGCTGCGCCTGCGCCCCGCCCTTCGCAAGACCCTCGACGCGGGCATGGAACGCGGCGCCCTCGGCGCGGTGGTGAGCGGGTCGGGGCCGACGTGCGCGTTCCTCGCGGGATCGCAGAGCGACGCCGTGGCGCTGGCGGCGGGCCTTGCGGGCGCGGGCGTGTGCCGGGCGGTGCGGACGGCGTACGGGCCGGTCCAGGGCGCGCGGATCGTCGAGCTGCGCGAGTGACCAACCTCGTCAACGTCGAGGCGGTCGGCAAGACGTACGGGCACGGCCCCGTCCTCACCGACGTCTCGCTCGGGATCGGCGCGGGGGAGCGGGTCGGCGTCGTCGGCCGCAACGGCGGCGGCAAGACCACGCTCCTGCGCCTGCTCATGCGCGCGGAGGAGCCCGACTCCGGACGCGTCACGCACACGTCGGGGCTGCGGGTCGGGTGGCTGCCGCAGGTCGTGGACCTGCCCCCCTCTGCCACTGTCCGCGATGTCGTCGTCGGCGCGGCGGCCGAGCACGAGTGGGCGGGCGACGCGCGCGTCCGTACCGTCCTCGAGGGGCTCGGCGTCACGGAGCGCTTCGACGCGCCGGTCGGCCCGATGTCCGGTGGCGAGCGCCGCCGCGTCGCCCTGGCCGCGCTGCTCGTCGGCGAGCACGACCTCGTCGTCCTCGACGAGCCGACCAACCACCTCGACGTCGAGGGCATCGCGTGGCTCGCCGCCTATCTGGCCGAGCTCCGCTGCGCACAACTCGTCGTGACGCACGACCGGTGGTTCCTCGACGCGGTCTGCACGGCGACGTGGGAGGTCGCGGACGCGCGGGTGCACCAGTACGAGGGCGGCTACAGCGCGTACGTCCTCGCCCGCGCCGAACGCGAGCGCGTCGAGGCCGCGACCGAGCAGCGCCGGCAGAACCTGCTGCGCAAGGAGCTGGCCTGGCTGCGGCGCGGGCCGCCGGCACGGACGTCGAAGCCGCGGTTCAGGATCGAGGCGGCCAACGCCCTCATCGCGGACGAGCCGCCGGCGCGGGTGGCGGCCGACCTCGTGTCGTTCGCGACGGCGCGGCTCGGCAAGACCGTCGTGGACCTGACCGACGCGGACGTCGCGGCGGGCCCGCACGTCCTCCTGAAGCGGCTCACCTGGCACCTCGGCCCCGGCGACCGCGTGGCGATCGTCGGCGTCAACGGCTCCGGCAAGACGACGCTGCTCCGCGTCCTCGCCGGCGACCTCGCGCCCGTCGCCGGTCGCGTCGTGCGCGGACAGACGGTGCGGACGGCGTACCTCGACCAGGAGGTCCGCGGGCTGCCCGCCGGGCGGCGCGTGCTGGAGGCGGTCGAGGAGATCGCGCGGCACGTCGACCTGGGCAAGGGGCGTTCGATGTCGGCGTCGCAGCTGCTCGAACGCTTCCTCTTCGACGCGGGCCGTCAGTGGACGCCGGTCGAGGACCTCTCCGGTGGCGAACGCCGCCGCCTCCAGCTGCTCCGCCTCCTCATGACCGAGCCGAACCTGCTGCTCCTCGACGAGCCGACGAACGACCTCGACATCGAGACCCTCGCGGCGCTGGAGGACCTGCTCGACGGGTGGCCGGGGACGCTCGTCGTCGTGTCGCACGACAGGTACTTCGTGGAGCGGACGTGCGACAAGGTCATGGCGCTGTTCGGCGACGGGACGCTGCGCGACCTGCCCGGCGGCGTGGACGAGTACCTCGCGCGGGCGCGTCCGGTCGAAGCTGTCGCGCCGGTCAAGCAGAAGACGGGGGACACCCGCGCGGCCAAGAAGGAGCTCGTACGCCTCGAACGCCTCATCGAGAAGTACGAGCGCCAGGAGGCCAAGCTGCACGCCGCCCTGGCCGAGCAGGCCACGGACTACGCGGCGGTCGCCGCGCTGGACGCCGAGCTGCGCGAGGTCGCCGCGCAGAAGGCCGACGCCGAGGAGCAGTGGCTCCTGCTCTCCGACGAGGTCTGACCGCGGCGGCTCACCCCTTGATGCCGTTCCTTGAAGATCATCACGCGTGAGACCGGCGGCCCTGCTGCGGAGAACGAGCGGGCGCGGGTGGCCTACGAGCGGGGCGGGTCCTCGCCGACGAGGCCGTCGACCGACTCGCGCAGCAGGTCGGCGTGGCCGACGTGGCGGGCGTACTCCTCGATGAGGTCCACCAGCAGCACGCGCAGGCTGGGTGACTCGCCGGCGCCGTTGGTGACGTGGGCGAGCTGCCCGAGGCCGCCGTTCGCCAGCGCGTCGGCGACCGTGGCGCGCGACCGCGCGACGGCCTCGTGCCAGTACGCGTAGAGCTGCTCAGGGGTGTCATCGGCGGCCGTGCGCCAGTCCCAGTCGGGCTCGTCGTCCCAGTCGACCGTGTGCCACGGCGCCGGCGGCTGCCCGCGGAGCTTCCAGGAGAAGTGCACGTCCTCGACGACGGCCAGGTGCTTGACCAGCCCGCCGAGCGTCATCGTCGAGGCGCAGACCGTCGCGCGCAGACCCGCGGCGTCGAGACCGCCGGTCTTCCACGCGAACGTCCTGCGCGCGCGGTCCAGCGAGCCGAGCAGCGTCGCGGCCTCGTCGCCGGCGAGCGGCAGGTCTGCGTAGTCGTCCATGGTCACTCCCCGCTGTTCTTGCCGTCGACGGCCTCGCGGAGGAGGTCCGCGTGGCCGTTGTGACGGGCGTACTCCTCGATCATGTGCACGATCACCCAGCGCAGGCTCGGGCTGGTGCCGTCCGGCCAGGCCTTGGCCGTCGTCTGGTCCAGGCTCGGGTCGGCGGCGAGGGCCCGGGCGACGCCTTCTCTCGACCGCTCGACCGCGGCGCGCCACATCCTGCGGAGCCCGTCACCGGTCTCCTCGTCGGCGGACGCCCAGACCCAGTCCCAGTGCGCGTGCATGTCCAGGCCGAGGATGTTCCAGCGAGGGGCGAGGTCGTCGCCGTGCAGCCACTGGGAGAACCAGAGGTCCTCGACGTACGCGAGGTGCTTGTGCAGCCTGCCGAGCGTCATCGTCGTGGCGGCGGTCGTGGCCGCGAAGCCGGCCGCGTCGAGACCCTCGCTCTTCCACGCGAACGTCGCCCGCTGGAAGTCGAGGAACCCGAGCAGCGTCTCGGTCTCGCCCGCGTTCGTCGGTGACTCGGGCCTGCCGTACTCGTCCACCGTCACGACACCAGAACCTACCCGCAGGCTCCACCCAACTTGCCGTGCGCTCGTGCGGGGGCAGGGCCGGGTGGCACTGGAAGTCGGCGGCGGGGCGGACGCTGTTCGTATGGCGAGACCCGTCCGGTCCCAGGCGTCACGCGCGGTTGATGACGACGTCGCGAGGCGCATTCTCATCGTGCGGTTCAGGAAGGGGGGCCACACCTGCGCCTACCTCGGTGTGCCGTCGGCGTTGTCCGCGCGGCTCGTCGCGGCACAGCTTCATCCGTGGACGCACGTGGGGGCGCGGATTCGGCGTTACCGCTGTGTCCCGCTGTATCGCGCGGCCTGAGGCCACCATGGGATGCGGCTGAGTGCGCACAGGGCTGCCAGGCATCCCAAGTTCGCACGGGCCGTCACCCGGGGACGGCTACTTGCGCTTGGTGACGAGCTCGGGCTTGGCCTCGAGGTTGCCGAGGCCGTTCCACGCGAGGTTGACGAGGTGCGCGGCCACGTCGTCGCGGGACGGCTTGCGCGCGTCGAGCCACCACTGGCCGACCAGCGCCACCATGCCGACGAGGGCGTGCGAGTACAGCGGGGCGAGCTTGGTGTTGTAGCCGCGCGCCTTGAACTGCGCCGCGAGGATGTGCTCGACCTGGTCGGCGATGTCGCCGATGACCGACGCGAACAGCCCGCTGGTCGACGCGACGGGCGACTCGCGGACGAGGATGCGGAAGCCGTCGGTCTGCGTCTCGATGTACGTCAGCAGCGCGCCTGCCGCCTGCTCCAGCAGCACCCGCGGGTGGTCGCCGACGAGCGACGCGGTGATGCCGTCGATGAGCCGCTGCACCTCGCGGTCCTTGACGACCTCGTAGATGCCTTCCTTGCTGCCGAAGTGCTCGTACACGATCGGCTTGGACACGCTCGCGCGGTTGGCGATCTCCTCGATCGACGTCGCCTCGAAGCCTCGCTCGGCGAACAGCTCGCGCGACACGTCCAGCAGCTGGGCACGGCGCTGCTGGCCGGTCATGCGTACGCGCGGTCTGCTCCCGGGGTCAGTCACCCGGGCACTCTGTCACGCGCGGGCCTTGTCCAGGCGTTCGCGCGTCGGCCAGCGGACGTCGTACGCCCAGCCGCACTTCTCGAAGAACCAGATGACGCGGGCGGTGCTGTCGAGCTGGCCGCGGTCGACGCCGTGCCGCGCGGCGGTCGGGTCGGCGTGGTGCAGGTTGTGCCACGACTCGCCCATGCTGATGATCGCGAGCGGCCAGAAGTTGGTGCTCTTGTCGCGGGTCTTGAACGGCCTGTTGCCGAACGTGTGGCAGAGCGAGTTGATGCTCCACGTCACGTGGTGAAGCACGAACACCCGGACGAGCGACCCCCAGAAGAACGCCGTCACCGCACCCTGCCAGCGGCCGGTGAACGCGAAGCCGAGGACGATCGGCAGGATCAGCGACACCGCCGCGAGCTGCGGGAACTTGTCGTGGACCTTCTTGAT includes these proteins:
- the rsmA gene encoding 16S rRNA (adenine(1518)-N(6)/adenine(1519)-N(6))-dimethyltransferase RsmA; this translates as MSLGPAEIRALASRLGIRPTKSLGQNFVHDANTVRRIVRAAGLSADDVVVEVGPGLGSLTVELLPAVSRVIAVEIDPVLASALPETAARAGGVLDVVTADALRVTELPAEPTALVANLPYNVAVPVLLTMLERFPTLAHGLVMVQQEVADRLTAPPGSRTYGIPSVKLAWYAAARQAGSVPRSVFWPVPNVDSGLVAFTRREPPEGAERVATFAVIDAAFAQRRKTLRAALAGWAGSAAAAEEALRRAGVEPGLRGEALGVGDFARIAAARE
- a CDS encoding 4-(cytidine 5'-diphospho)-2-C-methyl-D-erythritol kinase, whose translation is MVTVRAPGKVNLHLSVGGRRDDGYHDVTTVFQAVSLYDDVTVTPEPSEITCRVSGEGAGELPTDSGNLAVAAALRLAVAAGVDAGAALQLVKGIPVAGGMAGGSADAAATLVACDALWQTGFPREDLEAIAATLGSDVPFALHGGSALGVGRGEQVSPVLVRGQFHWVFALAERGLSTASVYEEHDRGDPQPEREPDGVLAALRAADAVALGRALHNDLQAAALRLRPALRKTLDAGMERGALGAVVSGSGPTCAFLAGSQSDAVALAAGLAGAGVCRAVRTAYGPVQGARIVELRE
- a CDS encoding ABC-F family ATP-binding cassette domain-containing protein; the encoded protein is MTNLVNVEAVGKTYGHGPVLTDVSLGIGAGERVGVVGRNGGGKTTLLRLLMRAEEPDSGRVTHTSGLRVGWLPQVVDLPPSATVRDVVVGAAAEHEWAGDARVRTVLEGLGVTERFDAPVGPMSGGERRRVALAALLVGEHDLVVLDEPTNHLDVEGIAWLAAYLAELRCAQLVVTHDRWFLDAVCTATWEVADARVHQYEGGYSAYVLARAERERVEAATEQRRQNLLRKELAWLRRGPPARTSKPRFRIEAANALIADEPPARVAADLVSFATARLGKTVVDLTDADVAAGPHVLLKRLTWHLGPGDRVAIVGVNGSGKTTLLRVLAGDLAPVAGRVVRGQTVRTAYLDQEVRGLPAGRRVLEAVEEIARHVDLGKGRSMSASQLLERFLFDAGRQWTPVEDLSGGERRRLQLLRLLMTEPNLLLLDEPTNDLDIETLAALEDLLDGWPGTLVVVSHDRYFVERTCDKVMALFGDGTLRDLPGGVDEYLARARPVEAVAPVKQKTGDTRAAKKELVRLERLIEKYERQEAKLHAALAEQATDYAAVAALDAELREVAAQKADAEEQWLLLSDEV
- a CDS encoding DUF664 domain-containing protein, producing MDDYADLPLAGDEAATLLGSLDRARRTFAWKTGGLDAAGLRATVCASTMTLGGLVKHLAVVEDVHFSWKLRGQPPAPWHTVDWDDEPDWDWRTAADDTPEQLYAYWHEAVARSRATVADALANGGLGQLAHVTNGAGESPSLRVLLVDLIEEYARHVGHADLLRESVDGLVGEDPPRS
- a CDS encoding DinB family protein, with protein sequence MTVDEYGRPESPTNAGETETLLGFLDFQRATFAWKSEGLDAAGFAATTAATTMTLGRLHKHLAYVEDLWFSQWLHGDDLAPRWNILGLDMHAHWDWVWASADEETGDGLRRMWRAAVERSREGVARALAADPSLDQTTAKAWPDGTSPSLRWVIVHMIEEYARHNGHADLLREAVDGKNSGE
- a CDS encoding TetR/AcrR family transcriptional regulator, which codes for MTDPGSRPRVRMTGQQRRAQLLDVSRELFAERGFEATSIEEIANRASVSKPIVYEHFGSKEGIYEVVKDREVQRLIDGITASLVGDHPRVLLEQAAGALLTYIETQTDGFRILVRESPVASTSGLFASVIGDIADQVEHILAAQFKARGYNTKLAPLYSHALVGMVALVGQWWLDARKPSRDDVAAHLVNLAWNGLGNLEAKPELVTKRK